The proteins below are encoded in one region of Acidimicrobiales bacterium:
- a CDS encoding trehalose-6-phosphate synthase translates to AAVAVGSGGMGGPELVIVSNRGPLSFALDDDQQLVARRGAGGLVSSLSPLVAGTDTIWIAAAMGEHDRLAAERGLMEVEGFRLQSLALDPDRYRMAYDVVSNATLWFLHHGLFDLARRPRLDRRWRLAWAAYREVNQAFADAVVETAPEGATVLVQDYHLALVGAGLAGRRPDLRAVHFTHTPFCDPNGIRILPADVAEELLAGMGAHVACGFHSPRWAQAFEACSTEVLGRVPPTFVAPLGPDAEDLDRVVRSDESAKWDDWLTSLLGDRQLVLRVDRVELSKNLLRGFLAFDELLEVHPELRERVIFVALVYASRQGLPEYLAYRTEVEHLAAQVNHKWATPGWTPVVLDVSDSYPRSVAALRRYDVLLVNPLRDGLNLVAKEGPIVNTNQGLLALSREAGAWAEMRETALEVNPFDIAATAETLATALTMDRAERAERSAAIRRVAAGRSPRDWLDDQLAAAKA, encoded by the coding sequence GCGGCGGTGGCGGTAGGGTCCGGGGGCATGGGCGGACCGGAGCTCGTCATCGTGTCCAACCGGGGTCCGCTGTCTTTCGCTCTGGACGACGACCAGCAGCTGGTCGCCCGACGTGGCGCGGGCGGCCTCGTCTCCAGCCTGAGCCCGCTGGTCGCGGGGACCGACACCATATGGATCGCCGCCGCCATGGGCGAGCACGACCGATTGGCGGCGGAACGCGGCCTGATGGAGGTGGAGGGCTTTCGCCTCCAATCGTTGGCCCTGGACCCCGACCGCTATCGCATGGCGTACGACGTAGTGTCGAACGCCACCCTGTGGTTCCTCCATCACGGGCTCTTCGATCTGGCTCGCCGGCCTCGTCTCGACCGGCGCTGGCGCCTGGCCTGGGCCGCGTACAGGGAGGTGAACCAGGCCTTCGCCGACGCCGTCGTCGAGACCGCCCCTGAGGGGGCCACCGTGCTGGTCCAGGACTACCACCTGGCGTTGGTCGGGGCAGGGCTCGCCGGCCGTCGTCCCGACCTGCGGGCCGTCCACTTCACCCACACGCCGTTCTGCGATCCCAACGGCATCCGGATCCTGCCGGCGGACGTGGCCGAGGAACTGCTCGCGGGGATGGGAGCCCACGTGGCCTGTGGGTTCCACTCCCCCCGCTGGGCGCAGGCGTTCGAGGCATGCAGCACCGAGGTGCTGGGCCGGGTTCCCCCGACGTTCGTGGCGCCGCTGGGACCGGACGCCGAGGATCTCGACCGGGTCGTCAGGTCGGACGAGAGCGCGAAATGGGACGACTGGCTGACGTCGCTCCTGGGCGACCGCCAACTGGTGCTGCGCGTCGACCGGGTCGAGCTGTCGAAGAACCTCCTCCGTGGCTTCCTCGCCTTCGACGAGCTGCTCGAGGTCCATCCCGAGCTGCGGGAGCGGGTGATCTTCGTGGCGCTCGTGTACGCGTCTCGCCAGGGCTTGCCCGAGTACCTCGCCTACCGGACCGAGGTCGAGCATCTGGCGGCGCAGGTCAACCACAAGTGGGCCACGCCAGGTTGGACCCCCGTGGTGCTCGACGTCTCCGACAGCTACCCACGATCGGTGGCGGCTCTGCGTCGCTACGACGTGCTTCTGGTCAACCCGCTTCGTGACGGGCTCAACCTCGTGGCCAAGGAAGGCCCCATCGTCAACACCAATCAGGGGCTCCTGGCGCTCTCCCGGGAGGCCGGAGCGTGGGCAGAGATGCGAGAGACGGCGCTGGAGGTGAATCCCTTCGACATCGCCGCCACGGCCGAGACGCTGGCCACCGCCCTGACCATGGACCGGGCCGAGCGGGCCGAGCGGTCAGCGGCCATTCGGCGGGTCGCCGCCGGGCGAAGCCCGCGCGACTGGCTCGACGACCAGCTGGCGGCGGCCAAAGCCTGA
- the otsB gene encoding trehalose-phosphatase: MSAPDFAATSLRDLRARPDESGVLVDFDGTLAPIVDDPAEARPLGAVVGTLQRLARRYRRAAVVSGRPARFLVEVLGLGRGASHGPSVVASGLYGLEWAGSGGVVHTRPDAEPWRDIVDRVDREARAAAPPGMLVEHKGLTVAIHWRTATAQADWARSFAEKASRENNLELHLGKMNVELRPPLPADKGTVVAELCRDLGAACFVGDDRGDLAAFAALDRLATQGLITCKVAVASAEVPPELVAAADLVVDGPEGVLALLEWLAEG, translated from the coding sequence GTGTCCGCGCCCGACTTCGCTGCGACGTCCCTCAGGGACCTGCGCGCCCGTCCTGACGAGAGCGGTGTGCTGGTCGATTTCGACGGCACACTGGCGCCGATCGTTGACGACCCCGCCGAGGCCAGACCTCTTGGCGCGGTCGTTGGTACCCTGCAGCGGCTCGCCCGACGGTACCGCCGAGCGGCCGTGGTCTCGGGTCGCCCTGCCCGCTTCCTCGTCGAGGTGCTGGGCCTCGGGCGAGGCGCCAGCCATGGCCCGAGCGTCGTCGCCTCGGGACTCTACGGGCTGGAGTGGGCCGGAAGCGGCGGCGTGGTGCATACCCGCCCGGACGCAGAGCCCTGGCGGGACATCGTCGACCGGGTGGACCGGGAGGCCCGCGCCGCCGCTCCACCGGGGATGCTCGTGGAGCACAAGGGACTCACCGTGGCCATCCACTGGCGCACGGCCACCGCCCAGGCCGACTGGGCAAGGTCGTTCGCAGAGAAGGCGTCCCGCGAGAACAACCTCGAGCTTCACCTGGGCAAGATGAACGTCGAGCTGCGGCCCCCGCTGCCGGCGGACAAGGGCACCGTGGTGGCCGAGCTGTGTCGTGACCTCGGCGCGGCCTGCTTCGTCGGCGATGACCGGGGCGACCTGGCCGCGTTCGCCGCCCTTGACCGCCTGGCGACCCAGGGTTTGATCACCTGCAAGGTCGCTGTGGCCAGTGCCGAGGTCCCGCCCGAGCTGGTGGCCGCCGCCGACCTGGTCGTCGATGGCCCCGAGGGTGTGCTCGCCCTGCTGGAGTGGCTGGCGGAGGGCTAG
- a CDS encoding LytR C-terminal domain-containing protein has protein sequence MSSGGEPGGGESHHDAPPVRVVRGVALVVVGVVLGVILFHSVGRAPAGSAASVAATPAAQSTTTTPPTPATTAAPRPPAQVKTLVANGTKTSGAGAKASDTLRKAGYNVLAPTNTTAPAASSAILFLPGFASEAGAVATSLGLAPTTVMPVPTPSPVANSQTADVVVVIGPDLAGQGAAAPATPTTSTTAHTPTTAHTGSTVR, from the coding sequence ATGAGCAGCGGCGGGGAACCGGGCGGAGGAGAGTCGCACCACGATGCCCCGCCCGTCCGCGTCGTCCGGGGCGTCGCCCTGGTCGTCGTCGGCGTTGTCCTCGGCGTCATCCTGTTCCATTCGGTCGGACGAGCGCCGGCGGGGTCCGCCGCCTCGGTCGCTGCCACTCCGGCCGCTCAGAGCACCACCACGACGCCTCCGACGCCCGCCACGACCGCAGCGCCACGCCCACCGGCCCAGGTCAAGACCTTGGTGGCCAACGGGACCAAGACGAGCGGGGCCGGCGCCAAGGCCTCCGACACCTTGCGCAAGGCGGGCTACAACGTGCTGGCGCCGACCAATACCACTGCCCCGGCGGCGTCTTCGGCCATCCTGTTCCTCCCTGGTTTCGCCAGCGAGGCGGGGGCCGTGGCCACGAGCCTCGGTCTCGCTCCGACCACCGTCATGCCCGTTCCGACGCCGTCGCCGGTCGCCAACAGCCAGACCGCCGACGTGGTGGTCGTGATCGGTCCCGATCTGGCCGGACAGGGTGCGGCGGCGCCCGCCACCCCGACCACGTCCACGACCGCGCACACCCCCACGACCGCGCACACCGGCTCGACGGTCCGCTGA
- a CDS encoding DUF3263 domain-containing protein — protein MALSDRDRAILDFERGWWTEPGPKRTAIERRFQMSSGRYYQRLSQLLESSEAAAYDPLVVLRLRRRRDRRRRARFEGSSAGEPPSP, from the coding sequence ATGGCGCTCTCCGATCGGGACCGGGCGATCCTCGACTTCGAGCGCGGCTGGTGGACCGAGCCGGGACCCAAGCGTACGGCGATCGAGAGACGGTTCCAGATGTCCTCGGGCCGCTATTACCAGCGCCTGAGCCAGCTGCTCGAGTCCAGCGAGGCAGCGGCCTACGACCCGCTGGTCGTCCTCCGCCTCCGACGACGACGTGACCGGCGCCGGCGGGCCCGCTTCGAGGGGTCCTCGGCGGGCGAGCCGCCTTCGCCATGA